In Corynebacterium nuruki S6-4, the following proteins share a genomic window:
- a CDS encoding Y-family DNA polymerase has translation MTPAGRTIVLWFPDWPVYAVAAVHGWDLLAPAVVVADHRVHAANAAARRAGVRAGMTRRRALAACPTLQVGDVDGTAEAAAHEEVLTALEPVAAGIDTLRPGLLAFPAGSLARYHGSEARAAELLVDAAARAGADCLAGAADDLVTAVWAARRGQVVPVGGSARWLAGQPLEILLSEPALGVPTAMVGVLADLGIRTLAEFAALARRDVVGRFGREAAAWHRTACGEPDRTVAPARPGEAPAARVEPGEPVADTGTAAFLARRAAAELHARLARAGRSCLRLSVKATLAPPPDYDGPLTVERLWRCREPLTEQDTAQRVRWQLDGWLTRLRSRTGDAGDSGDVTGDGAGICAIDLVPVETVPAGEVVEALWGGPDEGIRAARAAAARVQALIGTRAVLRPVRRGGRTVTGQVLGVPYGEEDPDEVQALSTRDWEGGLPAPLPGLLDAAEVRLLGADGAPVAVTGRGLVTTAPVTLVHDGREYAVTGWAGPWPVDEQWWSATGHRYARLQVATDGPAAHLLICRGGVWRIDGTY, from the coding sequence GTGACACCGGCCGGCCGGACCATCGTGCTCTGGTTCCCCGACTGGCCGGTGTACGCCGTCGCCGCGGTCCACGGCTGGGATCTGCTGGCCCCCGCCGTGGTGGTCGCCGACCACCGTGTCCACGCCGCGAACGCCGCCGCCCGGCGGGCGGGGGTCCGGGCGGGGATGACGCGGCGTCGGGCACTGGCCGCCTGCCCCACGCTCCAGGTCGGGGACGTCGACGGGACCGCGGAAGCCGCCGCCCATGAGGAGGTGCTCACCGCCCTGGAACCGGTCGCGGCGGGGATCGACACCCTGCGCCCCGGACTGCTGGCCTTCCCCGCCGGGTCGCTGGCCCGTTACCACGGTTCGGAGGCGCGGGCCGCGGAGCTGCTGGTGGACGCCGCCGCCCGGGCCGGCGCGGACTGCCTCGCCGGGGCGGCGGACGACCTCGTCACCGCCGTCTGGGCGGCGCGCCGCGGCCAGGTCGTGCCGGTGGGCGGATCGGCGCGGTGGCTCGCCGGACAGCCGCTGGAGATCCTGCTCTCCGAGCCTGCGCTCGGCGTCCCGACGGCGATGGTCGGGGTCCTGGCGGACCTCGGCATCCGGACCCTGGCGGAGTTCGCCGCCCTGGCACGCCGCGACGTCGTCGGCCGGTTCGGACGGGAGGCGGCCGCCTGGCACCGCACCGCGTGCGGCGAACCGGACCGGACCGTGGCCCCGGCCCGCCCCGGCGAGGCCCCGGCCGCCCGGGTGGAACCCGGGGAACCGGTGGCGGACACGGGCACCGCCGCCTTCCTCGCCCGCCGGGCGGCCGCCGAACTGCATGCCCGGCTCGCCCGGGCCGGCCGGTCCTGCCTGCGCCTGTCGGTGAAGGCCACGCTCGCCCCGCCGCCGGACTATGACGGGCCGCTGACCGTGGAACGGCTCTGGCGGTGCCGGGAACCGTTGACCGAGCAGGACACGGCCCAGCGGGTGCGGTGGCAGCTCGACGGCTGGCTGACCCGGCTGCGGTCCCGGACCGGTGATGCCGGCGACTCAGGTGACGTGACCGGCGACGGGGCCGGGATCTGCGCCATCGACCTCGTCCCGGTCGAGACCGTGCCCGCCGGTGAGGTCGTCGAGGCCCTCTGGGGTGGCCCGGACGAGGGGATCCGCGCCGCCCGGGCGGCGGCGGCGCGGGTGCAGGCCCTCATCGGGACCCGCGCGGTGCTGCGTCCGGTCCGCCGGGGCGGACGGACGGTCACCGGGCAGGTGCTCGGTGTGCCCTACGGTGAGGAGGACCCGGACGAGGTGCAGGCCCTGTCCACCCGCGACTGGGAGGGGGGACTGCCCGCCCCGCTGCCCGGACTGCTCGACGCCGCCGAGGTCCGGCTGCTCGGCGCCGACGGGGCACCGGTGGCCGTCACCGGTCGGGGTCTGGTGACCACCGCGCCGGTGACACTGGTCCACGACGGCCGGGAGTACGCGGTCACCGGCTGGGCCGGACCGTGGCCGGTCGACGAACAGTGGTGGTCGGCGACGGGGCACCGCTACGCCCGGTTGCAGGTCGCCACCGACGGCCCCGCCGCCCACCTGCTGATCTGCCGGGGTGGTGTGTGGCGGATCGACGGGACGTACTGA
- a CDS encoding SDR family oxidoreductase, which yields MKIFIIGITGRVGSLLARSLQDRGDTVSGLVRRPDQQSALQDAGIVAAVGDLTALTPEGLAELTGDVDALVFTAGAGGGTAEQTTAIDFGGVVTAIAAADLRGIRRFGLVSAFPEAWRERHLGAGFEHYMDMKKHADQALTHSDLDWIILRPAVLLDEAGTGRIALGPAELHGDVPRQDVADTMAELLHEPQITRQILELNHGGTPVAEAVQAAVRR from the coding sequence ATGAAGATCTTCATCATCGGCATCACCGGTCGCGTCGGTTCGCTGCTCGCCCGCTCCCTGCAGGACCGCGGCGACACGGTCTCCGGCCTCGTCCGTCGCCCGGACCAGCAGTCCGCCCTGCAGGACGCGGGCATCGTCGCCGCAGTGGGTGATCTGACCGCACTGACTCCGGAGGGACTCGCCGAACTGACCGGCGATGTCGACGCCCTCGTCTTCACCGCGGGCGCCGGCGGCGGAACGGCCGAGCAGACCACCGCGATCGACTTCGGCGGTGTCGTCACCGCGATCGCCGCCGCCGATCTCCGCGGTATCCGCCGGTTCGGCCTGGTCTCCGCCTTCCCGGAGGCCTGGCGCGAACGCCATCTCGGTGCCGGTTTCGAGCACTACATGGACATGAAGAAGCATGCCGATCAGGCACTCACCCACAGTGACCTCGACTGGATCATCCTCCGGCCCGCCGTACTGCTCGACGAGGCGGGGACCGGACGGATCGCCCTCGGCCCGGCGGAGTTGCACGGGGATGTCCCGCGCCAGGATGTCGCGGACACGATGGCCGAGCTGCTCCATGAACCGCAGATCACCCGTCAGATCCTCGAACTCAATCACGGCGGTACCCCGGTGGCGGAGGCTGTGCAGGCTGCGGTCCGCCGCTGA
- a CDS encoding TetR/AcrR family transcriptional regulator, with protein sequence MTANQTPRQRLPRAERRSQLLATARDLIDEVGTDGFTLDRLAARAGVTKPVIYDHFGNRAGVLTEIFRECKDAQREALTAALDSTPPELPVVAAVIAGAYINCCLTEGTELRDVSAALTGSAVLRRVRKDAEDVYLAQCRRALEPLCGQVADRDMAAFTGAGDALARCVLDGGTTAADACRSLTRILMAVTDDRD encoded by the coding sequence GTGACCGCGAACCAGACACCCCGACAGCGACTTCCCCGGGCCGAACGCCGCAGCCAGCTGCTCGCCACCGCCCGCGACCTGATCGACGAAGTCGGCACGGACGGTTTCACCCTCGACCGGCTCGCCGCCCGTGCCGGTGTGACCAAACCTGTCATCTACGACCATTTCGGCAACCGTGCCGGGGTGCTCACCGAGATTTTCCGGGAGTGCAAGGACGCCCAACGCGAGGCGCTCACCGCCGCGCTCGACAGCACTCCACCGGAGCTTCCCGTGGTCGCGGCCGTCATCGCCGGGGCATACATCAACTGCTGCCTCACCGAGGGGACCGAGCTGCGCGACGTCTCCGCCGCGCTGACCGGTTCCGCGGTACTCCGTCGGGTCCGGAAGGACGCCGAGGATGTCTACCTCGCCCAGTGCCGTCGGGCGCTCGAGCCGCTCTGCGGTCAGGTCGCCGACCGGGACATGGCCGCTTTCACCGGGGCCGGCGACGCCCTGGCCCGCTGCGTCCTCGACGGCGGCACCACCGCCGCGGACGCCTGCCGGTCACTCACCCGCATTCTCATGGCCGTCACCGACGACCGTGACTGA